The genomic stretch AGAAAGGCTCCTCCACTACATGAACAACCCTGGGATGTACTCTTACCTTTTCTTTACATCGCCAACTCTCTCCGTCACCAGTGTTTTACCTCATGAGACAGCGACAAAGCTTGGATGCTTGGCTGTTGTTGAGTCTCACCTCTGAAGTTGGCTCCAACTTggatggaaacaaaaaaaacgcaCATTCACTTTTAGACTACAGTAATCTACCATCAAACAAGAATATAACAATTATGTTAAACTTGCATTTTCCTgcctaaaagaaacataaaataattcaaCTTGTAGCCTTATATTTAAAGATATGTGTACATCAGTTTACTATTATAATGTTCATGATTAGCACTCTCCAACAAGTAATGGTTACAAAAAGAACTATGGAAGAATGTTAAGGTTTGTGCAGGGTAGGCTATGTTGGCTGTCAATGCATGAGAATGTGGAGCTCATGGACTGAGCCTTGTATGGAAAGCAATTCCAGTTCAACAATGTTCTTGTAGTAACTAGCATTAGACTGTTGCTTTGTATGACAGGTTCCTCCACAGTGACAGGGTCAGGGACCATAATAGATTCTTATTTGAGCCTTGACTGCTTGTAGCTTTACTGTATCTTCTCTTCCCCTCCTATGAAAACTACTGTCAAACTGAAGAAGAAACttataatatgtatatactttgaaaaaataactccttattaacatgttcaaaatacaaagtattaatGGCTTCTGTCatttaaaatcagctttgaaatgctgtagtggaaaaaaatacataagatTCAAAGACCACCAGGACATACAATAACTGCTTATTATGAGCATAATGTGTCTCAAGGAAGCATTACTCTTCAgagtgttaaaaacaaacaccagAATTCTCTATTTTCATCAAGACACAGGCTCGGACACCGTCATTGAAATGGGATAGGAATATATTTTCTACAGCAGCAGTGCTGAATAGCCCACTGACTTTTTTAATGCCCCCAAGTACATTACTGTGCTGGGGGGGAGAGGGACTTGTGGGAGGAAGCATTACTTATACTTTCCATTGATGCGTTGAGCATGTTCCACTATGATGTGGGGAAGACAAGCGTTTAAAAGCAGAGTGTCGAGGAGGTAGAGTTCAGAATGAGAATAAAGACTTTCATTGAAAATGAAGCCATTTGTTATTGTATATCTCTGTCTCTGCACATTGGCTTTGTACACCATTGTAAATGCAGGTACGTTATTTTACTGACATTACTTTGTATGTTTAGCATTTTACTTTATATATCTAGTATGACTTTACATGACTATGTTTACATTCTCAGTAATACTGAAAGTATTTTGGGTTATggattctgtttaaaaatatgtgcAAAACTAAACTGAATAtccaattttaaaatgaagcttaaatatacaaagaaaaagcATTAGAAAACTTCAACCAAGCTTTCTGCCAGTGTTTCAGTGTTAACTTATAGAACCTTTGTGTTTCAGCTAATAGTTTCTTCATTTGATTTCTACAGATGGAGGCACAGTTCCAAACTGTTGTCTGAAGGTGTCTAATACATTTCTGCCCATTAGTAAAATCAAAAGTCATTATTCACAAAAaaaggacggaaggtgcccagtTGACGCTGTTGTGTAAGTAAAACTGCTGTTTCTATTTACTGTGTTTTCAGTGAACATTTTGTGTGATGATACACACGAACATGTGACTAATGActactattaaaatatatattatgtggtACTGTTTTTATTGCTATTATTTCATGAGATGTTTCATGagattatatattgtatatattttttttaaagcagcaacaACCATTCTGTATGCTGTATTTGAGTAATATACTGTAGTTTCTTGCCAACTAAACACTTTTGAATGTACtgtttttagttgtttaaatGATACAGTATATCTTGTATATGTATATCTTCATGATGAagatacatgtttatatatttccAGTAAactaatttttttctttcttttttcttcctttagaTTCAGCACAGTTAAAGAGAAGACAGTCTGTTCAGACCCCAAAAAAACCTGGGTAAAGAGAGTAATCAAACAACTCGAGAACAAGAAAATGACAACACAAGAATATCCAAGTAGCACTGGGAATGATAGGATAACAGTCACTCCAGACAGCTAACCAAATGATTTTTAAACTTTAGTTCTGATTCCTTCATAATTCTATATGTACTATGCATCATTAAACTAACGGTCAAATCCTAGTAGGTTTATGTTATTACTAGATTTCCTAACAAATGCATTGGTGTAAATAAGTACATATTCAGCAAACAATGATTTTGAATGTAAATCCAATGCAATGTTGTTCTGAGTTATTGAGGTTTGTGAAAAGTATTGCGCAGTTACATATTTTGAGAACAGTAACAAAATATATCCCTCCAGACTCATGCAAAAAGCTTGTAAAGACCAAGACATGACATTTTAAAGCTGGGATAAATCAAACCAAAGTGTACTACAGATACTGTACACTGAGTGGGCTTCAATACTTAAAGGCTTTTCTATACTAGATATattattgttcagtttttttgGACAAATGGTAAAATGTGTATTGTCACACATTtaactttaatttattaattatttaaataagcagtaagtaaaacatatatatttgtgtgGTTAGTTTGAAGAAACCAGTGCAGCACACTGCAACTAGTaatggaaatgtttgttttttttctattatttcaaGTTCTATGACAAAAATTGTAAAATACTTAAGCATGTGTTATTCTCAATAAGCTTTATATtgacaaaaatgtatttagttgtttGTTGTTAGTTGGTCACTATGTTACAATTGAATGCTGCCTACTGTATGTGTTGTGAATGTATGTCATTATAAGCCACTTAAAGGTATTTGTTATgagaatgttatttaaataaagtctTTGAATAATTTATCAATGTTGGGTTTTTTGGGGCATAACTGTTTTTAATTCTTTAGATGTAATAAATGACTTTGGAAATACAACTACATGTAAAAGCCATTACAAAAAGGATACGCAAATTCCAGAAACTTTCATTTttgaaattacagtacagtacatacacaacCATTTACTTAACATGTTATTATTGTCATTAACTGTGAAGTGGGATTCCCCTTTTTCCATTAACATACACATACAATATAAGTTCAAAACAGAATAGAGCTTGGGacaatatttattgtattgtataacaTAACGTATAAGACTTCAATCTAGCACTGGTAGCTGACAGTGTTTGGAAGGCAAGAGACAAGATTTAATCAGAGTTTTATTACAATTAGAAACAGGCAGTATGTTTCCTGAGTAATTGACATTGTTTATACTCACAGTAAAGTGAATCAATTTATCATAGCATTGGGAATCTGTGTAAAGCAAAACAGAAGTAAAAACTCAGCAGTATGCACAACTATTAATGTAATGGTAATAATGGTGTAGTACATAGGTGTCTGGCCGAGAGTGTTAGTTTTCATGGCAAGATTTGCAGCATCCATTCACCTGAGCTGCTAAACATGCTACCTAACTTCCATTGCAGGTCGACTTAATTAACTCTATTTGGTCCCTTTCTACTGTCTTTTGTTGGGTTAAGGCATTGTTTTTA from Polyodon spathula isolate WHYD16114869_AA chromosome 11, ASM1765450v1, whole genome shotgun sequence encodes the following:
- the LOC121322563 gene encoding eotaxin-like yields the protein MKPFVIVYLCLCTLALYTIVNADGGTVPNCCLKVSNTFLPISKIKSHYSQKKDGRCPVDAVVFSTVKEKTVCSDPKKTWVKRVIKQLENKKMTTQEYPSSTGNDRITVTPDS